A part of Acipenser ruthenus chromosome 12, fAciRut3.2 maternal haplotype, whole genome shotgun sequence genomic DNA contains:
- the LOC117417078 gene encoding polypyrimidine tract-binding protein 2-like isoform X1, with translation MDGIVTDVAVGVKRGSDELLSSSLYNSPNSSISGMVVTANGNDNKKLRVEDRMDCAPSRVLHIRKLPNEVSETEVIALGLPFGKVTNILMLKGKNQAFLELGSEEAAITMVNYYTAVTPHVRNVPVFIQYSNHKELKTDSALNQRAQAVLQAVTAVQSASTPMSGTAVSECALTPAQSPVLRIIIDNMFYPVTLDVLQQIFTKFGTVLKIITFTKNNQFQALLQFSDPMNAQQAKLALDGQNIYNACCTLRIDFSKLVNLNVKYNNDKSRDYTRPELPAGDGQPAMDPSVTAAFNKDSSLLGKNQGTPSGMVSPYSSGGAFSSSLSFGQTGGALSPLSAAAAAAAAAGRVALSGVSHSNSGVLLVSNLNEEMVTPQSLFTLFGVYGDAQRVKILYNKKDSALIQMADGNQAQLAMSHLNGQKMYGKIIRVTLSKHQTVQLPREGLDDQGLTKDFTNSPLHRFKKPGSKNFQNIFPPSATLHLSNIPQTITEEDLKTLFENSGGTVKAFKFFQDHKMALLQMSTVEEAIQALIDLHNYNLGDNHHLRVSFSKSTI, from the exons ATGGACGG caTTGTCACTGATGTTGCAGTTGGCGTAAAG AGAGGATCGGATGAGCTGTTGTCTAGCAGTCTATACAACAGCCCTAATTCTAGTATCAGTGGTATGGTGGTTACTG CTAATGGCAATGATAACAAGAAATTAAGAGTAGAAGACAGGATGGATTGTGCACCCTCTCGTGTCCTTCACATCAGGAAGCTGCCAAATGAAGTTTCAGAGACAGAAGTTATTGCCCTAGGCTTACCTTTTGGGAAGGTCACCAATATTCTAATGCTAAAAGGAAAGAATCAG GCATTCTTAGAGCTTGGAAGTGAAGAAGCAGCTATTACCATGGTTAATTATTACACTGCTGTGACGCCTCATGTTCGTAATGTGCCTGTGTTCATCCAGTACTCGAATCACAAAGAACTAAAGACTGACAGTGCCCTTAATCAG CGTGCGCAGGCTGTCCTTCAAGCTGTGACTGCTGTTCAGTCGGCAAGTACGCCCATGTCTGGGACAGCAGTTAGTGAGTGTGCATTGACACCAGCACAAAGCCCAGTGCTGAGGATCATTATTGACAACATGTTCTACCCTGTTACACTAGATGTCCTTCAGCAG ATCTTTACCAAGTTTGGAACTGTCCTGAAGATCATAACATTCACAAAGAACAACCAGTTTCAAGCTTTGCTGCAATTCAGTGACCCAATGAATGCCCAGCAAGCCAAACTG GCCCTGGATGGTCAGAACATTTACAATGCTTGCTGCACGCTGCGTATTGACTTTTCTAAACTGGTGAATTTGAATGTGAAGTACAACAACGACAAGAGTCGTGACTACACTCGCCCTGAGCTGCCTGCTGGGGATGGGCAGCCAGCCATGGACCCCTCTGTGACTGCAGCGTTTAATAAGGATTCATCTCTGCTTGGTAAGAATCAAG GTACTCCTTCTGGAATGGTGTCGCCATACTCTAGTGGGGGAGCATTTTCTTCTTCACTCAGTTTCGGACAGACTGGAG GAGCTCTCAGTCCTCTGAgtgctgctgcagcagcagcGGCGGCCGCAGGTCGAGTGGCGCTGTCCGGAGTCTCTCATTCCAACAGTGGCGTTCTCCTGGTCAGCAACCTTAACGAGGAG ATGGTTACGCCCCAAAGTCTGTTTACCCTCTTCG GTGTTTATGGGGATGCTCAGCGTGTGAAGATACTGTACAATAAGAAAGACAGTGCACTCATTCAAATGGCAGATGGGAATCAAGCTCAGCTTG CAATGAGTCATCTGAATGGTCAAAAGATGTACGGAAAGATAATACGAGTGACTTTGTCAAAACATCAAACCGTGCAGCTTCCAAGGGAGGGACTTGATGACCAAGGGTTGACAAAGGATTTCACTAACTCACCATTACATCGATTCAAAAAGCCTGGTTCAAAGAACTTTCAGAATATATTTCCTCCTTCTGCAACTCTTCATCTCTCAAATATCCC acaaaccataacagaggaagatcttaaaacactgtttgaaaacTCCGGTGGCACTGTGAAAGCTTTCAAGTTTTTCCA AGATCACAAAATGGCACTTCTTCAGATGTCTACTGTTGAGGAAGCAATTCAAGCTTTGATTGACCTTCACAATTACAATCTAGGAGACAATCACCACCTGAGAGTTTCCTTCTCCAAATCAACCATTTGA
- the LOC117417078 gene encoding polypyrimidine tract-binding protein 2-like isoform X2 has translation MDGIVTDVAVGVKRGSDELLSSSLYNSPNSSISGMVVTANGNDNKKLRVEDRMDCAPSRVLHIRKLPNEVSETEVIALGLPFGKVTNILMLKGKNQAFLELGSEEAAITMVNYYTAVTPHVRNVPVFIQYSNHKELKTDSALNQRAQAVLQAVTAVQSASTPMSGTAVSECALTPAQSPVLRIIIDNMFYPVTLDVLQQIFTKFGTVLKIITFTKNNQFQALLQFSDPMNAQQAKLALDGQNIYNACCTLRIDFSKLVNLNVKYNNDKSRDYTRPELPAGDGQPAMDPSVTAAFNKDSSLLGTPSGMVSPYSSGGAFSSSLSFGQTGGALSPLSAAAAAAAAAGRVALSGVSHSNSGVLLVSNLNEEMVTPQSLFTLFGVYGDAQRVKILYNKKDSALIQMADGNQAQLAMSHLNGQKMYGKIIRVTLSKHQTVQLPREGLDDQGLTKDFTNSPLHRFKKPGSKNFQNIFPPSATLHLSNIPQTITEEDLKTLFENSGGTVKAFKFFQDHKMALLQMSTVEEAIQALIDLHNYNLGDNHHLRVSFSKSTI, from the exons ATGGACGG caTTGTCACTGATGTTGCAGTTGGCGTAAAG AGAGGATCGGATGAGCTGTTGTCTAGCAGTCTATACAACAGCCCTAATTCTAGTATCAGTGGTATGGTGGTTACTG CTAATGGCAATGATAACAAGAAATTAAGAGTAGAAGACAGGATGGATTGTGCACCCTCTCGTGTCCTTCACATCAGGAAGCTGCCAAATGAAGTTTCAGAGACAGAAGTTATTGCCCTAGGCTTACCTTTTGGGAAGGTCACCAATATTCTAATGCTAAAAGGAAAGAATCAG GCATTCTTAGAGCTTGGAAGTGAAGAAGCAGCTATTACCATGGTTAATTATTACACTGCTGTGACGCCTCATGTTCGTAATGTGCCTGTGTTCATCCAGTACTCGAATCACAAAGAACTAAAGACTGACAGTGCCCTTAATCAG CGTGCGCAGGCTGTCCTTCAAGCTGTGACTGCTGTTCAGTCGGCAAGTACGCCCATGTCTGGGACAGCAGTTAGTGAGTGTGCATTGACACCAGCACAAAGCCCAGTGCTGAGGATCATTATTGACAACATGTTCTACCCTGTTACACTAGATGTCCTTCAGCAG ATCTTTACCAAGTTTGGAACTGTCCTGAAGATCATAACATTCACAAAGAACAACCAGTTTCAAGCTTTGCTGCAATTCAGTGACCCAATGAATGCCCAGCAAGCCAAACTG GCCCTGGATGGTCAGAACATTTACAATGCTTGCTGCACGCTGCGTATTGACTTTTCTAAACTGGTGAATTTGAATGTGAAGTACAACAACGACAAGAGTCGTGACTACACTCGCCCTGAGCTGCCTGCTGGGGATGGGCAGCCAGCCATGGACCCCTCTGTGACTGCAGCGTTTAATAAGGATTCATCTCTGCTTG GTACTCCTTCTGGAATGGTGTCGCCATACTCTAGTGGGGGAGCATTTTCTTCTTCACTCAGTTTCGGACAGACTGGAG GAGCTCTCAGTCCTCTGAgtgctgctgcagcagcagcGGCGGCCGCAGGTCGAGTGGCGCTGTCCGGAGTCTCTCATTCCAACAGTGGCGTTCTCCTGGTCAGCAACCTTAACGAGGAG ATGGTTACGCCCCAAAGTCTGTTTACCCTCTTCG GTGTTTATGGGGATGCTCAGCGTGTGAAGATACTGTACAATAAGAAAGACAGTGCACTCATTCAAATGGCAGATGGGAATCAAGCTCAGCTTG CAATGAGTCATCTGAATGGTCAAAAGATGTACGGAAAGATAATACGAGTGACTTTGTCAAAACATCAAACCGTGCAGCTTCCAAGGGAGGGACTTGATGACCAAGGGTTGACAAAGGATTTCACTAACTCACCATTACATCGATTCAAAAAGCCTGGTTCAAAGAACTTTCAGAATATATTTCCTCCTTCTGCAACTCTTCATCTCTCAAATATCCC acaaaccataacagaggaagatcttaaaacactgtttgaaaacTCCGGTGGCACTGTGAAAGCTTTCAAGTTTTTCCA AGATCACAAAATGGCACTTCTTCAGATGTCTACTGTTGAGGAAGCAATTCAAGCTTTGATTGACCTTCACAATTACAATCTAGGAGACAATCACCACCTGAGAGTTTCCTTCTCCAAATCAACCATTTGA